A genomic region of Pelodiscus sinensis isolate JC-2024 chromosome 1, ASM4963464v1, whole genome shotgun sequence contains the following coding sequences:
- the LOC102462664 gene encoding olfactory receptor 52D1-like, giving the protein MYLLLCMLAFTDISICTLVVPKALCIFWFNLKDITLAGCLTQMFYLNTVLFTQSAILVTMAFDRYVAICNPLKYATILSSAQIAKLGAVGLVRAVLFILPMPLLVSELLFCDNRIIPQTYCDCMTVAKLSCGDIAVIRVYGLVIGIVNIALDMSLIALSYGFIIRAVLRISSKEAHKKALSTCTAHVCVLLLHWIPSLFSMITNRFGQGIARHTHVILANLYLLIPSMLNPYIYGLQSKEFREKLGKYTFKSWSSRISELKSM; this is encoded by the coding sequence atgtacctgctgctctgcatgctggcgTTCACGGACATCTCCATTTGTACTTTGGTTGTGCCAAAAGCCCTgtgtatattttggttcaatttgaaAGACATTACTCTGGctggctgcctcacccagatgttctacCTTAACACGGTTCTGTTTACGCAATCAGCTATCCTTGTGACAATGGcctttgatcgctacgtggccatatgTAACCCACTGAAATACGCCACCATCCTCAGCAGTGCACAAATAGCTAAGCTAGGGGCTGTAGGTTTGGTAAGAGCTGTTCTCTTCATTCTTCCCATGCCCCTGCTAGTGAGTGAACTGCTGTTCTGTGATAACCGCATTATCCCCCAAACTTACTGCGATTGCATGACTGTGGCGAAGCTCTCTTGTGGGGACATCGCCGTCATCAGGGTGTACGGTTTGGTGATAGGTATTGTAAACATTGCGTTAGACATGAGTCTCATTGCCCTGTCCTACGGTTTCATCATCAGGGCCGTTCTCAGAATCTCTTCCAAAGAAGCTCACAAAAAAGCCCTAAGCACATGCACCGCCCACGTCTGTGTGTTATTATTACATTGGATTCCCAGCCTCTTCTCCATGATTACAAACCGCTTCGGTCAGGGCATCGCTCGCCACACTCATGTCATCTTGGCCAACCTCTATCTGCTCATCCCTTCCATGCTCAACCCTTACATTTATGGATTGCAGTCCAAAGAGTTTCGtgagaaattgggtaaatacacCTTTAAGAGTTGGTCATCTAGGATCTCGGAGTTGAAATCTATGTGA